The following is a genomic window from Aquipuribacter nitratireducens.
AGGACCGATTCGCACGCACGGCCTCCTCCGCCGGCCCCCCGTCGCCCATGCCCGCCGTCGTGTCCGCCACCCGGCGAGCGTGTCACGACCCGACCGTGGGCAGGCCCAGCCGACGAAATGCCCGTCCCACCAGCCGCGTTGACCCTGCGTCACCGCCGTCGATACCCTTTCGGCGCGCACGCCCGTGTGCGACCTGACCCCAGGTCATCAACCTATCCGGAGCCCACTACTTCATGACCACCCACACGACCGAGCCCGCGAGCACCCGTACGTCCGTCGCGAGCGTCGCCGTCAACGACATCGGCAGCTCGGAGGACTTCCTCGCAGCGGTCGACGAGACCATCAAGTACTTCGGGGACGGCGACCTCGTCTCCGGCACCATCGTCAAGGTCGACCGTGACGAGGTCCTCCTCGACATCGGCTACAAGACCGAGGGTGTCATCCCCTCCCGCGAGCTGTCGATCAAGCACGACGTCGACCCCAACGAGGTCGTCACCGTCGGCGACGAGGTCGAGGCCCTGGTCCTCCAGAAGGAGGACAAGGAGGGTCGGCTCATCCTGTCGAAGAAGCGCGCCCAGTACGAGCGCGCCTGGGGCAAGATCGAGCAGATCAAGGAGGAGGACGGCGTCGTCTCCGGCACCGTCATCGAGGTCGTCAAGGGTGGGCTCATCCTCGACATCGGCCTGCGTGGCTTCCTCCCCGCCTCCCTCGTGGAGATGCGCCGCGTCCGCGACCTCCAGCCGTACGTCGGCAAGGAGCTCGAGGCCAAGATCATCGAGCTGGACAAGAACCGCAACAACGTCGTGCTGTCCCGCCGGGCCTGGCTCGAGCAGACCCAGTCCGAGGTCCGCACCTCGTTCCTCAAGCAGCTCGCCCGCGGCCAGATCCGCACGGGTGTCGTCTCCTCGACCGTCAACTTCGGCGCCTTCGTCGACCTCGGTGGCGTCGACGGCCTCGTCCACGTCTCCGAGCTGTCGTGGAAGCACATCGACCACCCGACCGAGGTCGTCGAGATCGGCCAGGAGGTCACGGTCGAGGTCCTCGACATCGACATGGAGCGCGAGCGGGTCTCGCTGTCGCTGAAGGCGACGCAGGAGGACCCGTGGCAGCACTTCGCCCGCACCCACGGTCTCGGCCAGGTCGTGCCGGGCAAGGTCACGAAGCTCGTGCCCTTCGGCGCGTTCGTCCGCGTCGAGGACGGCATCGAGGGCCTCGTCCACATCTCCGAGCTCGCCGAGCGCCACGTCGAGATCCCGGAGCAGGTCGTCCAGGTCGGTGACGACATCTTCGTCAAGGTCATCGACGTCGACCTCGAGCGCCGCCGGATCTCGCTGTCGCTCAAGCAGGCCAACGACTCCTCCGTCGCGGACGCGGTCGAGGAGTTCGACCCGACGCTGTACGGCATGGCCGCGGAGTACGACGAGCAGGGCAACTACAAGTACCCCGAGGGCTTCGACCCCGAGACGGGCGAGTGGCTGCCGGGCTACGAGACCCAGCAGGCGGAGTGGGAGAAGCAGTACGCCGAGGCGCAGAAGCGCTGGGAGGCCCACAAGGAGCAGGTCGAGTCCGCGCAGAAGGCCGAGCTCGAGGCCGGCGCGGCGACGTCGGTCAGCAGCTCCTCCTACGGCTCCGAGGAGGACACCAGCGGCGGCGGCACCCTCGCCTCCGACGAGGCCCTCGCCGCGCTGCGGGAGAAGCTCACCGGCCGCTGAGGCCCTTCGCACCACCCGACGGCCCGTCCCCGCGCAGGGGGCGGGCCGTCGTCGTGCTGGCACGATGTCCTCGTGCTGCGGGTCGGGTTGACGGGCGGGATCGGGGCGGGGAAGTCGACCGTCGCGCGCCGCCTGGCCGAGCACGGGGCACTCGTCCTCGACGCGGACGCCATGGCCCGTGAGGTCGTGGCCCCCGGCACGGACGGGCTCGCCGCGGTCGTCGCCGCCTTCGGTCCCTCGGTCCTCGACCCCACCGGCGCCCTCGACCGGGCGGCGCTGGGCCGGATCGTGTTCGCCGACCCTGACGCGCGTCGGCGGCTGGAGGACATCACCCACCCGC
Proteins encoded in this region:
- the rpsA gene encoding 30S ribosomal protein S1, which gives rise to MTTHTTEPASTRTSVASVAVNDIGSSEDFLAAVDETIKYFGDGDLVSGTIVKVDRDEVLLDIGYKTEGVIPSRELSIKHDVDPNEVVTVGDEVEALVLQKEDKEGRLILSKKRAQYERAWGKIEQIKEEDGVVSGTVIEVVKGGLILDIGLRGFLPASLVEMRRVRDLQPYVGKELEAKIIELDKNRNNVVLSRRAWLEQTQSEVRTSFLKQLARGQIRTGVVSSTVNFGAFVDLGGVDGLVHVSELSWKHIDHPTEVVEIGQEVTVEVLDIDMERERVSLSLKATQEDPWQHFARTHGLGQVVPGKVTKLVPFGAFVRVEDGIEGLVHISELAERHVEIPEQVVQVGDDIFVKVIDVDLERRRISLSLKQANDSSVADAVEEFDPTLYGMAAEYDEQGNYKYPEGFDPETGEWLPGYETQQAEWEKQYAEAQKRWEAHKEQVESAQKAELEAGAATSVSSSSYGSEEDTSGGGTLASDEALAALREKLTGR